From one Candidatus Chromulinivorax destructor genomic stretch:
- a CDS encoding TspO/MBR family protein: MKIVSHYKKFYPEIAGSLICLSLGMFSGFISHASDSVWYQQLDKPFFNPPSWIFAPVWTILYCMMGVALGILWRDKRKNKNLISLFYLQFLYNFAWSPLFFYAHRIDIALLDLLALWLTIIIFMIRARKQQAVFMLFVPYLVWVTFAFILNLSMFIMN; this comes from the coding sequence ATGAAAATAGTATCACACTATAAAAAATTTTATCCTGAAATTGCAGGAAGCTTGATCTGCTTGTCGCTAGGAATGTTCTCTGGATTTATTTCCCATGCATCTGATTCTGTATGGTATCAACAGCTTGATAAGCCATTTTTTAATCCACCATCATGGATTTTTGCACCTGTTTGGACAATTTTATATTGCATGATGGGTGTTGCGCTTGGAATTTTATGGAGAGACAAGCGTAAAAATAAAAATCTTATCTCTCTTTTTTATTTACAGTTTTTGTATAACTTTGCATGGTCTCCACTATTTTTTTATGCGCACCGTATTGATATTGCTTTATTAGATCTTTTGGCGTTGTGGCTTACCATCATAATATTTATGATACGTGCACGAAAACAACAAGCAGTTTTTATGCTATTTGTTCCGTATCTTGTATGGGTTACTTTTGCATTCATACTTAATTTGAGCATGTTTATAATGAACTGA
- a CDS encoding ankyrin repeat domain-containing protein, with the protein MKNLKLLFLLAMSVGFTVQANELHDAVAANDIVKIKKLIKEGVSVHSLDAHGFTPLFRCKTKEAAQCLIENTADVNCSCTYNVYDASGCKSLYTVTGWTPLQEAINKDLSPEYILYLLDCGADVNAQSIWDGEEASWPFNLNFDFYIVQTPLSIAFAPYYDIKNDILPKCLQMTFPTLNNEVLRSDKLTPKNFLYAILQKEVLLEARSENKYTYTVEVEVTPGVMVQIF; encoded by the coding sequence ATGAAGAATCTAAAATTATTATTTTTATTAGCAATGAGTGTTGGTTTTACCGTACAAGCAAATGAATTACATGACGCAGTGGCAGCTAATGATATTGTAAAAATAAAAAAATTGATTAAAGAAGGTGTAAGCGTTCATAGTCTTGATGCTCATGGTTTTACACCGCTTTTTAGATGTAAGACTAAAGAAGCTGCGCAATGTTTAATTGAGAATACTGCGGATGTAAACTGTTCATGTACATATAATGTATATGATGCATCTGGATGCAAATCTTTATATACTGTTACTGGATGGACTCCTTTGCAAGAAGCAATTAATAAAGATTTAAGTCCTGAGTATATCTTGTATTTACTTGATTGTGGTGCTGATGTGAACGCACAATCTATATGGGATGGTGAAGAGGCAAGTTGGCCATTCAATTTGAATTTTGATTTTTATATTGTACAGACTCCATTAAGTATTGCTTTTGCACCTTATTACGATATTAAAAATGATATACTTCCTAAGTGTCTACAGATGACATTTCCAACATTAAATAATGAAGTTTTGAGAAGTGATAAACTAACTCCAAAAAATTTTTTGTATGCAATTTTACAAAAAGAAGTTTTGCTGGAAGCAAGATCTGAAAATAAATATACCTATACTGTAGAGGTTGAAGTTACCCCAGGTGTTATGGTGCAAATTTTTTAA
- a CDS encoding ankyrin repeat domain-containing protein codes for MKKYLIVLLIFIGCIQSLCADDDKGLFDYVASRDEVAVLSMIKEDFDAFTQQGLQLDNNGKVYDKYGVECAIKVMQENNCTIGAIFYVLDYNNLSVWWEINFLVVDELHQDKGYGSFMIKSLFNQMNELTGGGICMFCPLINVSICRAFDEKCTVCYLLGLPPLDESFFDRLQCIDYSNLEMDFVQACTDLDIETVKNGIAQGINVNHLFMFKYIPDHGLVLVEDLQLPLCFAIENNSCELAEVFINAGSTTIGIFDSSTPLIEALKQHNIEMVSLLIQAGCDPNELSCGRTPLMFAMKEGDKDIILLLLEAGADATLEDLDDESLLYIAISDIEDREVVKALIDAGANVHGILPWEESLLQCAIFSYDPEVVLILVQAGCDLNYQDAYGDTALHYAVENICDVVIFQALLAAGADHTMINFEGETPLDAVEKMIDEKESEVLSSDELRDEITQLEKIKMILLEHQNKQE; via the coding sequence ATGAAAAAATATCTAATTGTGCTTTTGATCTTTATAGGTTGCATACAAAGCTTGTGCGCAGATGACGATAAGGGACTCTTTGATTATGTTGCATCCAGGGATGAAGTTGCAGTTTTATCGATGATCAAAGAAGATTTTGATGCATTTACTCAGCAAGGGTTGCAGCTTGACAATAATGGTAAGGTGTATGATAAATACGGAGTTGAGTGTGCAATTAAAGTGATGCAAGAAAACAATTGTACAATTGGAGCGATCTTTTATGTATTAGATTACAATAATTTGTCTGTGTGGTGGGAAATTAATTTTTTAGTTGTTGATGAATTGCATCAAGATAAAGGTTATGGATCATTCATGATAAAATCTCTATTCAATCAGATGAATGAATTAACAGGTGGTGGCATTTGTATGTTTTGTCCATTGATAAATGTGTCTATTTGTCGTGCATTTGATGAAAAATGTACTGTTTGTTATTTGTTAGGACTACCACCTCTTGATGAGAGTTTTTTTGATCGATTGCAATGTATAGATTATTCCAATTTAGAAATGGATTTTGTCCAAGCTTGTACAGATCTAGATATTGAAACAGTAAAAAATGGTATAGCTCAAGGTATAAACGTTAATCATCTTTTTATGTTTAAATATATCCCAGATCACGGTTTAGTACTTGTTGAAGATCTTCAATTACCGTTGTGTTTTGCGATTGAAAATAATAGTTGTGAACTCGCTGAAGTCTTTATTAATGCCGGATCAACTACTATTGGGATTTTTGATAGTAGCACGCCGTTAATAGAAGCATTGAAACAACATAATATTGAGATGGTGTCATTGTTAATTCAAGCAGGTTGTGATCCTAATGAACTCTCTTGTGGTCGCACACCGTTAATGTTTGCAATGAAAGAAGGTGATAAGGATATAATTTTATTGTTACTTGAAGCTGGTGCAGATGCAACTCTAGAAGATTTAGATGATGAATCTCTACTGTATATAGCAATCAGTGATATTGAAGATCGAGAGGTTGTCAAAGCGCTTATAGATGCCGGTGCAAATGTGCATGGTATATTGCCTTGGGAAGAATCTTTATTGCAATGTGCTATATTCAGTTATGATCCTGAGGTAGTCTTGATATTGGTTCAAGCAGGTTGTGATCTTAATTATCAAGATGCATATGGAGATACTGCATTGCATTACGCAGTTGAAAATATTTGTGATGTGGTAATATTTCAAGCACTTTTAGCTGCAGGTGCAGATCATACTATGATAAATTTTGAAGGTGAAACACCTTTAGATGCAGTAGAGAAGATGATAGATGAAAAAGAGAGTGAGGTATTGAGTAGTGATGAATTAAGAGACGAAATTACTCAATTAGAAAAAATTAAGATGATTTTGCTAGAGCACCAAAATAAGCAAGAATAG
- a CDS encoding ankyrin repeat domain-containing protein codes for MNIKYILFQYLLISATLCNANQLYDALADEDILKFQKILTSKTVNINEQDDQGYTILHFLIGLTEENDYTITKMLIDAGANPNIQDHWGNTPLHELIFFEDLFIDEDEPELENIYKNLVNLYIQSMKDLNIINKAEETPLLRALIHQSYIAAKLLLTSSANIDVNAQDDGMVTALDVAAMDNAVEIAKLLIDRGAHINNCDNHDHATALHYAILSDAFEVAQLLITSGANVTIRDKFGFQPYSYCKTKKMRDLFIK; via the coding sequence ATGAATATCAAATATATTTTATTTCAATATTTGCTTATATCAGCAACTCTTTGCAATGCAAATCAATTGTACGATGCCCTTGCAGATGAAGATATACTAAAATTTCAAAAAATTCTTACATCTAAAACAGTCAATATTAATGAACAGGATGATCAAGGTTATACAATATTGCATTTTCTTATCGGTCTTACTGAGGAAAATGATTATACGATTACTAAAATGCTTATAGATGCAGGTGCTAATCCCAACATTCAAGATCATTGGGGAAATACACCCTTGCATGAACTTATTTTTTTTGAAGATTTATTTATAGATGAAGATGAACCTGAACTAGAAAATATATATAAAAACCTTGTAAATCTTTATATTCAATCTATGAAAGATCTTAACATCATTAACAAAGCTGAAGAAACACCACTACTTAGAGCATTAATTCATCAATCTTATATAGCAGCAAAACTATTACTGACATCTTCTGCAAATATTGATGTCAATGCACAAGATGATGGAATGGTAACAGCGTTAGATGTTGCAGCAATGGATAATGCAGTCGAAATCGCTAAGCTTTTAATAGATCGTGGTGCTCATATAAATAATTGCGATAACCATGATCATGCGACTGCATTGCACTACGCAATTTTAAGCGATGCTTTTGAAGTGGCTCAATTACTTATTACATCTGGTGCAAATGTCACTATTCGTGATAAATTTGGATTTCAACCATATAGCTACTGCAAAACAAAAAAAATGCGTGATTTATTTATAAAATAA
- the uvrA gene encoding excinuclease ABC subunit UvrA: protein MNDKITVIGAREHNLKNITVSFPKNQLVVITGPSGSGKSSLALDILYVEGKRRYMESLSSYARQFLGIPKKPDFDRIDGLCPSIAIEQKTVGSNPRSTVGTITEIYDYFRILFARIGTPHCPSCDVVIEAQSATKIADAITQKFQGHLVTIAAPLAIERKGEFIHELTDLMQKGFYRCIIDGVTHKFNHVDDIANLKLKKTYKHTIDILVDSFTVEDQDSLARLQEAIQRSFGIAQEMCKIMVEGQEPALYSSKRMCLACNIAIPELEPRFFSFNSPVGACTKCHGLGIYNRYDQTHSVMDGYALMMGTHVQTCDQCHGMRLKKDALAVKIDNKNIFQLSDYSIEKLLLFFQNIQLSESQTEISMDLRKEIVSRLQFLSDVGLNYLSLNRTARTLSGGEGQRIRLAKQVGSALSGVLYILDEPSIGLHQRDNDRLILTLQSLKNLGNSVLVVEHDVDTMRIADYLIDMGPAAGIHGGQMTACGTPQEVENNPNSLTGKYLSGVLSIATPAQRRKATKWLELKHARANNLKDVSVKFPLGVFCGISGVSGSGKSSLIFQELIPALERVLSHHKSKMYDADTDLQGVEHLRNLVQIDQSPIGKSSRSNPGTYIGVFDDIRKFFAAVPESRARGYEVGQFSFNRPQGRCYECSGDGVINVSMHFLPDVVMICKVCKGKRYNQETLQILYKGKTIADVLDMTALEALEFFAAHKILAKKLQLLCDVGLDYIKIGQPSTTLSGGESQRIKLVNELAKRDKDTLYILDEPTTGLHSHDIVKLLVVLNRLIAKGNSIIVIEHNIDVLKTADYIIDMGPDGGDKGGTIVAIGTPEQVALTQASYTGQYLKKSL, encoded by the coding sequence ATGAACGATAAAATTACTGTTATCGGTGCTCGTGAGCACAACCTAAAAAATATAACCGTTTCTTTTCCTAAAAATCAGTTAGTTGTTATTACCGGGCCATCGGGTTCTGGTAAAAGTTCCTTAGCGTTAGATATTTTGTATGTTGAAGGTAAACGGCGGTATATGGAGTCGTTGTCATCATACGCCCGACAGTTTTTAGGTATTCCTAAAAAACCTGACTTTGATCGCATTGATGGTCTATGTCCATCAATTGCTATTGAGCAAAAAACAGTTGGGTCAAATCCGCGATCAACCGTTGGTACGATTACCGAAATTTATGACTATTTCAGGATTTTATTTGCACGCATTGGGACACCACATTGTCCTTCGTGTGATGTTGTTATTGAAGCTCAATCAGCAACCAAAATTGCTGATGCTATCACACAAAAGTTTCAAGGTCATCTGGTAACGATTGCAGCTCCGCTGGCTATTGAGCGTAAAGGTGAATTTATTCATGAGTTAACTGACTTGATGCAAAAAGGTTTTTACCGATGCATCATCGATGGAGTAACGCATAAATTTAATCATGTTGATGATATTGCGAATTTAAAATTAAAAAAGACGTATAAACATACGATCGATATTCTTGTCGATAGTTTTACCGTTGAAGATCAAGATTCACTCGCTCGCTTACAAGAAGCTATTCAAAGAAGCTTTGGTATAGCGCAAGAAATGTGCAAAATTATGGTTGAAGGGCAAGAGCCTGCGCTCTATTCATCAAAGCGTATGTGTTTAGCATGTAATATTGCTATTCCTGAACTTGAACCACGATTTTTCTCATTTAACTCACCAGTTGGTGCATGTACAAAATGTCATGGTCTTGGGATTTATAATCGTTATGATCAGACGCATTCGGTTATGGATGGCTATGCATTAATGATGGGTACGCATGTACAGACGTGTGATCAGTGTCATGGTATGCGTTTGAAAAAAGATGCGCTTGCGGTAAAAATTGATAATAAAAATATTTTTCAGCTCTCTGACTATTCGATTGAAAAGTTATTATTGTTTTTCCAAAATATACAACTATCTGAATCGCAGACTGAAATTTCTATGGATTTACGCAAAGAGATTGTCAGTCGTTTGCAATTTTTATCAGATGTTGGCTTAAACTATTTATCATTAAATAGAACAGCTCGTACTTTATCTGGTGGAGAAGGGCAACGAATTCGACTTGCAAAACAGGTTGGCTCTGCATTAAGTGGTGTTCTGTATATTTTAGATGAACCAAGTATTGGTTTGCATCAGCGCGATAACGATCGTTTGATTCTTACGTTACAATCACTTAAAAATTTAGGCAACAGCGTTCTTGTTGTAGAACATGATGTTGATACCATGCGCATTGCTGATTATTTAATTGATATGGGACCTGCAGCAGGTATTCATGGTGGACAAATGACTGCATGTGGAACGCCACAAGAAGTTGAAAACAACCCAAATTCATTAACCGGTAAATATTTAAGTGGTGTCTTATCGATTGCAACGCCTGCACAACGCCGAAAAGCAACAAAGTGGCTTGAATTAAAGCATGCCAGAGCAAACAACTTAAAAGACGTCAGTGTGAAGTTTCCGCTCGGCGTGTTTTGTGGTATTTCAGGAGTTTCGGGATCGGGCAAAAGTAGTTTGATATTCCAAGAGCTCATCCCAGCGCTTGAACGAGTTTTATCACACCATAAAAGCAAAATGTACGATGCTGATACTGATTTACAAGGTGTTGAACATTTGCGTAATTTAGTGCAAATTGACCAGAGTCCTATTGGTAAATCATCTCGATCTAACCCTGGGACGTATATTGGTGTATTTGATGATATTCGTAAGTTTTTTGCAGCAGTACCAGAAAGTCGTGCTCGTGGCTATGAAGTAGGGCAATTTAGCTTTAATCGTCCACAAGGCAGATGTTATGAATGTTCTGGCGATGGTGTTATTAATGTTTCGATGCACTTTTTACCAGACGTGGTGATGATTTGTAAGGTGTGTAAAGGTAAACGTTACAACCAAGAAACATTGCAAATTTTATACAAAGGTAAAACTATTGCCGATGTGTTAGACATGACAGCGCTGGAAGCATTAGAATTTTTTGCTGCACATAAAATTTTAGCAAAAAAATTACAGTTATTGTGTGATGTTGGCTTAGATTATATTAAAATTGGTCAGCCATCAACGACATTATCAGGTGGCGAATCACAACGAATTAAGCTTGTTAATGAGCTTGCAAAGCGCGATAAAGACACGCTGTATATTCTTGATGAGCCAACAACTGGTTTGCACAGTCATGATATTGTAAAATTATTAGTCGTTTTAAACCGATTAATAGCAAAAGGAAACTCAATTATTGTCATTGAACATAATATTGATGTGCTTAAAACAGCTGACTACATCATTGATATGGGCCCAGATGGTGGTGACAAGGGTGGGACAATTGTTGCAATTGGAACTCCAGAACAGGTAGCATTAACTCAAGCAAGTTACACAGGCCAGTATCTTAAAAAAAGTTTATAA
- the mutS gene encoding DNA mismatch repair protein MutS has protein sequence MDLSQLSGLTPLMQQYFDIRVQFNDALLLFQVGDFYELFFDDAQKASSFLGIALTKRGTFQNEPIPLCGFPVHVLDHYVTKLVKGGFKVALCQQLEQAVTGKMVTRGVTQVFTPGTLTSETLLDSKTSSYLFSFFPTKDSWGLLFSELLTSQIHATVLPVGGDRSLETELFRFLPDEVLLQAESGMGKFEDFFKQRGFFTTRHKLAIDQEQLDAVTAWSQQQFSGASCVELEKNPSLVSALALWHSYLVKNQKDAAQQFKEIHFYRPDEFLLLDPATQKNLDLVANNVDGSKKNSLLSCIDKSVTPMGSRMIRRWLLRPLVDRDAIVQRQDVVAFFIQHPALLHQLIILFEQFGDLQRIVGRIALQKSGIKDYVQLGTITGLIPKLYELLKNCPAVIVQHLLSTCIDFSALHDLLTAACYDGELQDMVIKQGFDAHLDSLREYVTQGDRKILELEAAEQKRTGINSLKIRQNSAHGYYIEITKAHADAVPAEYIRQQTLVGRERYTIPFLQQIQAQAQQAAFSIESYEKEVFQQVKDKVAACITPLRQLAEAICVTDALLGFARIAYDQGYVRPEFNATRDIIIQQGKHPVIGAQLVHQFIANDTFLTDEQSLWIVTGPNMGGKSTYLRQTALICILAQIGSFVPAAHASLPILDRVFTRIGAGDNLAEGKSTFLIEMEETAQICLQATKHSLVILDEVGRGTSTFDGLALAQAVVEYIYEVVQARCLFATHYHELTYLQDHYKGIVTYYADSKKTEQGILFLHKIVKGVARQSFGLEVAKLAQLPAPLLLRAHDLLKQFEHKDQGNTQLNFLPVQKKLPQDNQWEQKYHALSQTHNQQAGLIDTLKHIDCDNLSPKQAFDLLWQLQQESKKI, from the coding sequence ATGGATCTATCGCAGCTGTCTGGGTTAACTCCCTTAATGCAACAATATTTTGATATTCGAGTGCAGTTTAACGATGCATTGTTATTGTTTCAAGTCGGTGATTTTTATGAACTATTTTTTGATGATGCTCAAAAAGCTTCATCTTTTCTTGGTATTGCTTTAACAAAGCGAGGCACGTTTCAAAATGAACCAATTCCTTTATGTGGCTTTCCTGTTCATGTGCTTGACCATTATGTAACCAAGTTGGTTAAAGGCGGTTTTAAAGTTGCTTTATGTCAGCAGCTTGAGCAAGCAGTCACTGGAAAAATGGTGACTCGTGGAGTTACGCAGGTTTTTACGCCAGGTACCTTAACATCTGAAACATTATTAGACTCTAAAACATCATCGTATCTATTTTCTTTTTTCCCGACCAAAGATTCATGGGGTCTTCTTTTTTCTGAACTTTTAACATCACAGATTCATGCAACGGTATTACCAGTTGGTGGGGATCGATCACTTGAAACAGAGCTCTTTAGATTTTTACCTGACGAAGTTTTGCTCCAAGCAGAATCTGGCATGGGCAAATTTGAAGATTTTTTTAAACAACGTGGGTTTTTTACAACGCGTCATAAATTAGCAATTGATCAAGAACAGTTAGATGCTGTTACAGCATGGAGTCAGCAACAATTTTCTGGTGCATCATGTGTAGAACTTGAAAAAAATCCATCATTAGTATCTGCATTAGCTTTATGGCATTCGTACTTAGTGAAAAATCAGAAAGATGCTGCTCAGCAGTTTAAAGAAATTCATTTTTATCGACCAGATGAGTTTTTATTATTAGATCCAGCAACACAAAAAAATTTAGATTTGGTTGCAAATAACGTTGATGGTTCTAAAAAAAATAGCTTACTTTCTTGTATTGATAAATCGGTGACGCCGATGGGTTCTCGCATGATTCGTCGTTGGTTATTGCGACCATTGGTAGATCGTGATGCCATTGTACAGCGTCAAGACGTTGTCGCATTTTTTATCCAACATCCTGCTTTATTGCATCAATTAATCATACTTTTTGAGCAGTTTGGTGATTTACAGCGTATTGTAGGGCGCATTGCTTTACAAAAATCTGGCATCAAAGATTATGTGCAACTAGGTACTATTACCGGTTTAATTCCAAAATTATATGAACTATTAAAAAATTGTCCTGCCGTTATCGTCCAACATCTATTGAGTACGTGTATTGATTTCTCAGCGCTTCATGATCTGCTGACTGCAGCTTGTTATGATGGTGAGCTGCAAGATATGGTAATTAAGCAGGGGTTTGATGCACATTTAGATTCGTTGCGTGAGTATGTTACGCAGGGAGATCGTAAAATTTTAGAATTAGAAGCTGCAGAGCAAAAGCGCACAGGAATCAATTCTTTAAAAATTAGACAAAACAGCGCGCATGGTTATTACATCGAGATCACCAAAGCTCATGCAGACGCAGTTCCTGCAGAGTATATTCGGCAGCAGACGTTAGTTGGGCGTGAGCGATATACCATTCCATTTTTACAACAGATACAAGCGCAAGCGCAACAAGCAGCATTTTCGATCGAAAGTTACGAGAAAGAAGTTTTTCAACAGGTCAAAGATAAAGTAGCTGCATGCATAACGCCATTACGGCAGTTAGCTGAAGCTATTTGCGTAACTGACGCTTTGCTTGGTTTTGCTCGTATAGCTTATGACCAAGGGTATGTTCGTCCAGAGTTTAATGCAACACGAGACATTATCATTCAACAAGGTAAGCATCCGGTCATTGGAGCTCAATTAGTACACCAATTTATAGCAAATGATACTTTTTTAACCGATGAGCAATCGTTATGGATTGTGACGGGTCCAAACATGGGTGGGAAATCAACATACTTACGACAAACAGCGTTGATCTGTATTTTAGCTCAAATTGGCTCATTTGTTCCAGCGGCACACGCATCATTGCCAATCTTAGATCGAGTGTTTACTCGAATTGGTGCAGGAGATAATCTTGCCGAAGGAAAAAGTACATTTTTAATCGAGATGGAAGAGACTGCACAAATCTGTTTACAAGCAACAAAACATAGTTTAGTCATCTTAGATGAAGTTGGCAGGGGCACGAGTACTTTTGATGGATTAGCTTTAGCACAAGCAGTCGTTGAATATATTTATGAAGTTGTGCAAGCGCGTTGTCTATTTGCAACGCATTACCATGAATTAACCTATCTGCAAGATCATTACAAAGGGATCGTGACATACTATGCTGATAGCAAAAAAACAGAACAGGGTATTTTGTTTTTACATAAAATTGTTAAAGGTGTTGCTCGCCAAAGTTTTGGTTTAGAAGTTGCTAAACTTGCTCAATTACCAGCTCCATTGTTACTTCGGGCACATGATCTGCTCAAACAATTTGAGCACAAAGACCAGGGTAATACACAATTAAACTTTTTACCGGTACAAAAAAAATTACCTCAAGACAATCAGTGGGAACAAAAGTATCATGCATTATCGCAAACTCATAACCAGCAAGCAGGTTTAATAGATACGCTTAAACATATCGATTGTGATAATTTATCACCAAAACAAGCATTTGATTTGTTATGGCAATTGCAGCAAGAGAGTAAAAAAATATAA
- the rplU gene encoding 50S ribosomal protein L21 — protein sequence MEHKDTFARYAIFQIGTNQYQGIEGKTIQVQKLEGEFGDIIEFDEVLLRKTSDEAIEIGQPFVGGVVKASIVKQMKGPKIIIYHFRRRKKSRVKNGHRQQLTIIRIEAI from the coding sequence ATGGAACACAAAGATACATTCGCACGTTACGCTATTTTTCAAATAGGTACAAACCAATATCAAGGTATTGAAGGTAAAACAATTCAAGTACAAAAACTTGAAGGTGAATTCGGTGATATCATTGAATTTGATGAAGTTTTACTAAGAAAAACATCTGACGAAGCAATCGAAATTGGACAACCATTTGTTGGTGGTGTGGTTAAAGCATCTATCGTTAAACAAATGAAAGGTCCGAAGATTATCATTTATCATTTCAGACGTCGTAAAAAAAGCCGTGTGAAAAATGGTCATCGTCAACAATTGACTATTATCCGTATCGAAGCTATCTAA
- a CDS encoding ankyrin repeat domain-containing protein — MIRYKNKLFFLVSVVLSNFVVIGSSSTQIQLEKDSAQAITADNNREQFLDEQVMQNPYLDQGFYLLRNRNLLNIDIPSSSKSPLYNYFDKHISHDIDDDAQSHEVNFGDVHGQALDLVVGGLKTPFLTDFEQYIKDPALVTDTSVIEYVMDQNNRVIVQVVRKDFINTPIGEKFNTNFIFIHGRLQDSLLHIAAQAGNLEIAEQLLSLGVDVDLLGRHNNTALKIAVSRDDIPMVKKLLSYQAHISPGRNSFVNALTELKSAAMVQVFVDDDASKNADNQIGTKRKRVKKNKDFENALNYTCNYLFSPLYTAIKNQNVEVVETLLKTNKTKLVAFLDPNRAAWWSSKNNIKMVAILLKHGFDKNLKNAAKETLFFQACKDSNIPMIRLLQSVGCQYVDQAKNQSGKPSRWPLDYAIDNCNEKIVRELMMYNKNYGVPFDYLIDCLGKAYASKIDQDVVNKISYKILDQFVRVEDMQKVEKILAIDEINWDSLVHMAASENNIEVVKRLIEEKKLLLMSLILTIALFYIMQLLRIIDI; from the coding sequence ATGATACGGTATAAAAATAAGTTATTTTTTCTGGTAAGTGTTGTTTTGTCGAATTTTGTAGTAATTGGCTCTTCATCGACTCAAATTCAGTTGGAGAAAGATTCCGCACAAGCTATTACTGCTGATAACAATAGAGAACAATTTTTAGATGAGCAAGTTATGCAAAATCCTTATTTAGATCAAGGATTTTATTTATTGCGTAATCGTAATCTTTTAAATATTGATATTCCAAGCAGCTCTAAGTCTCCTTTATATAATTATTTTGATAAGCATATATCACATGATATTGATGATGATGCCCAGTCGCACGAGGTAAATTTTGGAGATGTCCATGGGCAAGCTTTAGATCTTGTTGTCGGCGGTTTAAAAACTCCTTTTCTTACAGATTTTGAACAATATATCAAAGACCCTGCTTTAGTTACCGATACTTCAGTTATTGAATATGTTATGGATCAAAATAATAGAGTTATTGTACAAGTAGTTCGTAAAGATTTTATTAATACACCTATAGGTGAAAAATTTAATACTAATTTTATTTTTATTCATGGTCGATTACAAGATTCTTTATTACATATAGCGGCTCAAGCAGGTAATTTAGAAATAGCTGAACAGCTACTTTCATTGGGAGTTGATGTTGACTTGCTAGGCAGACATAATAATACAGCGTTAAAGATTGCGGTAAGTCGTGATGATATTCCTATGGTTAAAAAATTACTTAGTTATCAAGCACATATATCTCCTGGCCGTAATAGCTTTGTTAATGCGTTGACTGAATTAAAATCTGCTGCCATGGTACAAGTTTTTGTCGATGATGATGCATCAAAAAATGCTGACAATCAGATTGGTACAAAGCGTAAAAGAGTAAAAAAGAATAAAGATTTTGAAAATGCTTTAAACTATACATGTAATTACCTTTTTAGTCCTTTATATACTGCTATTAAAAATCAAAATGTAGAAGTTGTTGAAACTCTTTTAAAGACAAATAAAACAAAACTAGTAGCTTTTTTAGATCCAAATAGGGCTGCTTGGTGGTCTTCAAAAAATAATATTAAAATGGTAGCGATCTTATTGAAGCATGGATTTGATAAAAATTTAAAAAATGCAGCTAAAGAAACGTTATTTTTTCAGGCTTGTAAAGATTCAAATATACCTATGATAAGGCTTTTGCAAAGCGTAGGTTGTCAGTATGTTGACCAGGCCAAGAATCAATCTGGTAAGCCTTCAAGATGGCCTTTAGATTATGCTATAGACAATTGCAATGAAAAAATTGTGCGCGAGCTTATGATGTATAATAAAAATTATGGCGTTCCATTTGATTATCTTATCGATTGTCTTGGTAAAGCTTACGCAAGCAAAATAGATCAAGATGTTGTAAATAAAATTTCGTATAAAATTTTAGATCAGTTTGTACGAGTTGAAGATATGCAAAAGGTTGAAAAAATTCTTGCTATAGATGAAATAAATTGGGACAGCTTAGTACATATGGCAGCATCAGAAAATAACATAGAAGTTGTTAAGAGGCTTATAGAAGAAAAAAAGTTGCTATTAATGTCGTTGATTCTCACAATTGCACTCTTTTACATCATGCAGTTGCTCAGAATAATTGATATTTAA